GCGCAAGCGTAAATGATATGAAGGAAATGTTAGTAGCCTTTTACCAGAGTTACACTCTGTCTCTCTCGCTCTGCGCTGTGATTGGCTATATGCTCCCCTATAGCAAATCACGGCGCAGAGCAAGAGAGACAAAGTGTAACACTGAACATTGGAATGTTACCTCTTTGTGCTTTATTTGCATATAAGTTCGATGGTTAGTTCTCGATTCCGACACCAGCTGGCAGCAGTCGCCAGCGTGATTGAATGCTGAGCACTGAAATGGTCAGGTACTGAGATGGGTACTGAGTAGGTTAATAGGAGGTTAATCGGTGTAAACAAAACTCAAGAAAGACTGCGGATTATTACTTTAACAGTTGtatttctacaattttccGGCTTTCTTGTTGAACAATTGAAATGTCGGATGGTGAGGACGACTTCATGtgcgaagaggaagaagattATGGCTTGGTACGACTTTACTTCAACCACAATTCTCCAGTCATTCATCGATCTTTTTTATATTAAGGTTATGTTCTCACCCTGCGCCGAAATAACGTCGAAACCGTTTCCGTTTCATCTCAATAATGAAAAACCACTTGGAAAATCCGCTTGCCTTCTCTGCCTATCCTTTTGTTATCTGCATTTACCCGTTTTTATTGTCTTTGGTATTTCCTGTAATCATATATCTCTTGAACTGAACACACTGCATACCGATGTAAAGATTAACTAAACTTGCCATCAGAATGCAAATTTTAGCCAGAAACGCCGGGTGAAATCAATTTGCTCTTCATGTgcattatgttttttttcaggAATATTCAGAGGATTCCAACTCTGAGCCCGATGTGGACTTGGAAAATCAATATTACAACAGTAAAGCACTCAAGGAAGATGATCCTAAGGCGGCGTTGCAAAGCTTTCAGAAGGTACTGGACCTGGAAGGTGGCGATAAAGGAGAATGGGGATTCAAGGCGCTCAAACAAATGATCAAAATCAACTTCAAACTGGTGTGTCTTTATATCGAATAAGACAGCCTCATTCTGTTGCATCGGTGGTATTGTCTAAACACATCTCTTTTCTTATTACAGTTGAACTACAAGGAAATGATGACTCGATACAAGCAGCTCTTAACATATATTAAAAGTGCAGTAACGAGAAAtcattcagaaaaatcaatcaacTCGATTCTGGATTATATCAGCACTTCAAAAAACGTTTGTACAAACTTGAACacgttttgtgtaatttttttcaaataaatagcTCTGGACATCGGTATAGTTGGAATTGAAAGCAAATGACTTTGGAAAGTGTGCAAACATGTACaaaagttttaatttaatCTTTCAGCAACTATATGCAAGCAAATGATAGGATCTATTTCCTCATTATTTCAGATGGAATTATTGCAAGACTTTTACGAGACAACTCTAGACGCACTAAAAGATGCGAAAAATGACAGGCTCTGGTTCAAAACGAACACAAAACTTGGGAAGCTATATTTCGATCGATCAGATTTTAACAAATTGGCAAAAATACTGAAACAGCTTCATCAGAGTTGTCAGGTAGgtattgtaagaaaattttctctcaaccACCGCTGCTTAAAGGATTCCTtattttttgcttattttttttgtaaaatcctTCGCATGTTCGTCGCGTTATTGACCAACACCCAACGCTTTTCGACGAGCTCAAAATTCCTTCGTTATTTCAGACCGATGACGGAGAGGATGATCTCAAAAAAGGTACACAATTACTCGAAATTTACGCTCTCGAAATCCAAATGTATACGGCacagaaaaataacaaaaaactcAAAGCTCTATATGAACAAAGTCTCCACATCAAAAGTGCCATTCCGCATCCGCTCATCATGGGAGTAATCAGaggtaatttttcaaaggGTAGAATTTCATCTTATTTGCGAACATATCTGCAACTTTATCTTTGTACAGAATGCGGGGGTAAAATGCACCTCAGAGAAGGAGAATTCGAGCGGGCTCATACTGATTTCTTCGAAGCGTTTAAAAACTACGACGAATCCGGTTCCCCGAGGCGTACGACGTGTTTGAAGTATCTGGTTTTGGCTAACATGTAAGCATAAGCTCGTATCGTCcatgcaaatgaaaattttaagttTTTGCACATTTTTGTGGACATTGttgttgacatttttttcaacttgactCTGTGTTCCGTTTAGGTTGATGAAGTCTGGTATAAATCCGTTCGACTCTCAAGAGGCAAAACCCTACAAAAACGACCCAGAAATACTCGCAATGACTAATCTGGTCGTCAGTTATCAAAACAATGACATCAACCAATTTGAGTCCATTCTAAAGCAAAATAGAAACAACATAATGGACGATCCCTTCATTCGTGAACACATTGAAGACCTTCTGCGCAATATTAGAACCCAGGTGAAGTTAAATGAACATAATTTTTGTCGACTTTAAAACAAAATGGGCTTGTTAATAAAACTTGTATACTTCTAGGTGCTTATTAAGCTTATCAAACCGTATACAAGAATCCACATACCCTTCATCAGTAAAGAATTGAATATCGACGTTTCCGAGGTCGAGAGTCTGCTGGTTTCCTGTATTTTAGATAGCACAGTACGCGGTCGCATTGATCAGGTAAGGATTTTCACCGCGAATCACGCGTCgaaaaaagtattattttgcttttttaattttttttcaggtgAACCAAGTCCTCGAATTAGATAAAAAATCCGTCTGCGGCGCGCGTTATACCGCTCTAGACAAATGGACGAATCAATTACAATCATTGCACGTAGCCGTCGCTAATAGAATGTCGTAAATAAATGCAATTACAGCGAATCGTCCGTGATACGTTGTGAATGATTCAACGAAAATATTGTACCATGGTAATAAcgcatataattatatatttgtcATTAATCTTCTACAATAACATTGCAAGCTGCATTCGATATCGATAAAGAtagtttcgaataaaatttaacgtgatattttcaaaactgttgtacTATTTTCTTACCCCGATGACAACTTTCGATCGCTTTCGATCTTTTCGGACGGCATTTAATCACTAGCATTCGCATTttatttcgtcaaattttgtcGTTGCttgcataaaaaattacttacaattagtcgtAGTTGTAATAATATGCTTACGTAGCTGCGGTTCCTCCGGACACGAGAACTATAAGCTGAAAGAGTCGCGTTACATGCCAACAAGGACTGGATATAAGCGCGGGTATTCCACAggggttttctttttcttcgagGAAATACACAGTATTATACGGGGGCGGCGGCATTAAGAAACCATTACTTCCGACCTGGGACAGTTAAAGTCCTTGCAGCTGCTGGAACACGTTCCATTTTTATGAGAAAGAGTTTCCTACGCGTATAATAGAAGTGTTTTCATGTTATATAACTATAACTACAATCCTCACGGATTGTTCCCCGTACGCATATGATGCCGAACAGGTTTTCCCACTTTATCTTGCGTACAGAATTAAATTAGTtgctattttcgtttttcgtttgGATCAATATAAGCGTTACGATGGAACGGAATTTTTACGGTGAGTGGATATTATTAGGATGTTTTGTTTCCAAGCGACAACTTTTTCGTTCCACCCTCAAAAACTTTCTCTACATcccaatagaaaaaaaaattcttgcggAAGGATATTTCTTAAAACGAATTGTAAAATGTTGCTTTTCGAATAACATTGGCTCActgttattttaaaaaactttttattctCGCTAGCGTTTTGCACAGAATTAAATCCATTACCTCTatcctttaaaaaaaaagtttttgtacaaatttagCCATGTATACAGATACCGAACGTACGATATTTCTTGACAAGCATTTGGACCTGCAGGAGATTAATTTGCACTTAACGCAAATTCAAAACAAGAATTTTCACTTCAGTTCGCGAGGCATAATATTAAAATCTCCTGTGACATAATCGGCTTATCTTTTCCCTGTCACCATTCTGCTGCTATTATTTTTACGCATTCCGATGAACGCGTATATCTGTAGGATTAGTCGGAGATTAAATAGCAGcggtatatatattttcgcaTAATCGCGTAACCGCGATTTTCACCGTATCACACTTTCAAAACTCCATATTTCCGCACAAGTGAACATACAtgtgttcattttttgttcgaCGCTTACTCTctacgtacgtacctacgtctCTCAAGTTTTATTCCCGTTCCCTGAGCACCCGAGGgttcgtataatataaactCGTTTACTTTTTAAGATTTTAATTGGCTGACAGCGAAATTTTCACTCTGGTTTTAACCGACGTAGCTTTTTTCCTTCGTGTAACATACGTGGTATAGATATCCATGTGTATCATGTATAAGGTAGGTCCTTGTAAATtctgatatgaaaaaaaaagaaaattatttttccgtcGCTTTCCCTCCAACACACAACTGACAGATCGTACCGTCAGCTTAATACGTTTTGCAAAAATCTTAATACGAGTACTGCGCGTGCCGATTGAACTTTTTGTATTAAATTCCGTTTTGGATTTGGCATAAAATTTACATCAATTAATCCCCGGAGGgctgtacaaaatttttctcccatAAAATGTTAtatctttcctttttttttcaccgacgattaaaagaaatgagaaaaaaattccataccCGTAGTTTTCCGAATCGTCGTCATTGGCTGAAATAGACGCAGAAGGGggggaaaaatgacgaaaaacaaggaatttaataattacacGACAATTAAAACGTTTGTTTTGGTAAATCGGTAGGTACGTGATTCGAATTGTTCTACTAACGAGGATTTGCTTTTATCCGTTTTACTTTTTGCttgttcggtttttttttttttctgccccTTTTTAATCAATGTTATTATTGATCTTCCCTGTATTCTTGTATATCTATATTGGCAAATTTGCCTCGCTAAATTGCAGCGGCACAGGGATTATATCGAACAGCTAACCGGTTACCTGCAGAGCCTGCACTATTCATACCTACGCATAGCTTTGCCAGGGCGTCCAGACAGGGACCGAAACAATTCTATTAAAATTTCAGCTATCTCTGCTGCAGCTTCTCTATGGGAATTCTGGATTATATCTATGCGCACATGCATATTTATACGACTATACATAGATAGTAGGCAGTTGGCGAGAGGCGCGTTACTTGTTCCGTTTACATATTGCATAACGTGtgtttgacaaaaataaatataaagtgTAACATGCACGCTCATAGGCGataatttttcctccttcaAACTCGTAAGCGATTAGAAATTCTAACGTTCTACATATGACGATAAAGTGACGCACGAATAGCGCACGCTTTTTTCCCTTATATCCcggttttattttcttacacaTATCTCGCTAGATTACTTTGGCCGTGAAGCCAAACGACGCTTAAACCGTGAAGTGGTATTCATcctaaagaaaattaattcggAGCTGGAGGTGAACTACCTGTTTATGAGTATAGAATACAGGGCGTTCCAGTTTTCGTTTAATCGTACcagaaaattttgttcaattaaaTTACCGACGTCAATGCTGGGATTTTCACATCAAGACTGCAATTTAGTTCGATCCTtgtgacgaaattttttttttcacagctttcACATTCGCTGACAAGATATAATGATCGTAGTGGAACGATTATACCAGGACACCCAGTAAGCTCTCGACTTTTCGAGGGTGAAAACGTTCTCCTGCTGTTCGTTTTTCTTACCACTGTTCTTTCTTATCCTACACACCTATAATTAACGCGTGCGAGGGAAACCTTACAGGAAATTCGAGATACGAACCGCTCGAGTATATCTTCTTAACTTTTTCGCAGGTCAAGTTGTAGGTGTTCTTGAGATTACTTTTATATCCGCGATATACCGTCGTTTTTACCCTAATGCGATTTTATCAAGGCTTGACTGGTTTAggtacacggaaaaaaaagatgtaagaaagaaaatggacaattttttcgtacatTCTTTTTTACCAGTTTCGTGGAGCATGGTACAAACCTTCGAAGCTGGGAATCGCAGCCGAACACTGTGTGAAACCAGTGAGCGATCAAATGCTGACGTCGATATGAAAGCGGAGAGAATAGGAAAAGGagaaaagtaacgaaaaaaaggagcgaacgagagagaggaagaggagagagaaaaatcagCGAGCACGTCACCGACCGACGGCCTTCCTTCGGTGGCCGAGGGTCAGATCGGGTCAGAGGTCAGCAAACTTTGCGTAAGTCTATTTGAAACTGCCTAATATTATCCCGGTTTCTCCCGCTATATTTACGCGTATCCCATTTCCTGTGTTTTATACAGTTAGATTACGCACCTATGGATCCACTACTTGACAAAATTCAACCCCAGTCTATATTCCGCGTTCAATTTCGAGTTTTTAGTTCCAAAACGTATGTCGGTATACATTGCCGTACTTATTAATTCAAATGCTTGGTGTGAAGTTAGCTTCAACATGGCCGATCTGTCCACCCTGATATGAAATCAATATGGCCGCCGTTAGTACACGCTTcagattttatttcctctACACGATTAATTTTATCACGGATCAGTtatcgatttttgttttacgcTAGTCAGAATAATGGCAAGAACAGTTTGGTTACAATTTCAACATCGTTGGCGACTCGATAACTCGGAGATTAGTTCGCAAGACTTACTTGGATACTTTTGCTCGCGGGTCTATTCATGAGGAGGGTTCGTATCTGGCGGAGAAACTGCAAATAGAACGAATGGGATGATTGAATATCTGAAAGCAGATTGGAAGAGAAATGGCAGTTTTTATATTTCCGGGTACTTATGCATGGGGGCTATAGACGGCAACCATATTGGTCTGGGTTCCGGTGAGCGACCAAGCTCGACGGTTTCTCTTTAAATCCCGGCCCGGTAAGCCAGTTGGGATACTAAAAGTGGGTGAAAACTATAAAGATATAAAACTGTAAATCCGTGCAGGCTGGATGCgtgttatatatttatgtatctgccgtatgtgtgtatatgtacagCCGCATTATACAAGCTCgagataataatttaaaacttCTCTGAGGATTTTCCCCACGATTAAACTTCTTCGCGCATGCATAATATTTCGCGaaggtgatgaaaaatatgcgGTTGCACAGCCGCAGTGGAATGatatcttttattctctcgCCTAGATGCAGATATGACCTGAGAACCACTCAAGCCATCCGCCGGGATTCAAGTCAGCTGACAACGAGCCATAAAAATCGATTGCCGGATTTATTCATTACGAAGTcagaatatttcaattctgtaataataagaaaaaagaaataaagaaatcattCGACCCTCGATAAGAACCATGTCGTTCTTACCGTGTCGGATATATGTCGGATACGAATGTTCAAATGgttttgttgagaaaatattGCAAAGCACAGCTGCCTGTGAGCTCGTGAAATTGAAGCTTTCGTTCCGGTTTCCGGAAcaattatacacatacgttAGGTGCGAGAAGTAAGTGAACAGGATGAACTGTTACGACTCGAGTAATCATTTGGCTGCAAGAATAGGAGTTTCAGGTGAAATTCCAGAGCCATTACATAGACGATGAAATCGGTAATGGTACGGCTTCTCTTGTAGAATCGCGGTAGAATTTGATACCGTCGCATTATACGTCGTGAGCCACCCTTGCGGTGTTCAAAACGttgtgcgtgtgcgtgtgtgtttaAGCAATTTAGTACGGAAATCTTGCGAACAAACCAACGTGAACAACGCGTTATGATGAAGACGACAGAATTGGGTATAGCGGAACAGTCACACACGCTTTAATCCACGTTTATgtatacaaagttcagctgTGTTTGTGTCGTTGCGATACCAGGCGTACCGTATATACGATATTTATGCATGCACGTACGTACTTATGTATGCCTGTATCAGTGTATGCAAGGGCGTATGTGTACGCACAACGGGTGAGGGAAAGACGGTACGTTTCCTGCTCTGTTTCGAGGATTGTTATTCAGGCCGCGTTCACGGCTATGTAAATGTTAGCTAACCCACACTGCAGAGGGGGACCCCCGCCCTCCTCTCCACCCCCGGCGGCCACCCCGACTCCCCAGACGCCCCCAAGGCATGATCCTACCCGCCATTTCCCCcatttttccttctcctttcaCCCAAGGGCGCCACTGGGAACGTGGGTCCGTTTCAAGGTTCATTTTTGTTctgttttctttccttctttccctcttttctgtccattttttttttctccagcaACCCCTACCATCGTCCTTTGCTCTCTTCTGCTACAGCTGCTTGAAcactttttttctgtataatgatCCATTTAAGCATTACGCAACCTGTTTTTCGCGAATTTCACCTTGTTCCATCCTCCACCGCCGTTATAACGCACCATAATGCTAGATCAACTTAATGGGGTGATTCACACTAAAAAGTATCTAATTTCCGAGGGACGCGTTACCCGacaatgtttatttatacatgtacagtCGCTGCGTTTACACGTGGttttattcattaaattttcaaccattatTCCAGCCGCGCTAGAAAGGTCAATCCCAGTGCAGAATTGACTCGTTTTACATCAGCAACTTTGGATGCAGGCGAGAATTATTTAGTAAGCAAACTCGTACGcggtaatgaaaaatcaatcagGTCAGCACTGTATAATCAGCACAGACTGATCTGCGCTAAATTTTTACTAAACTAATCGTTTGACCATCACTGACGTCCAAATACTTGAAAGTCTACGTGCTGtgcaaaaaatcgaaaatgattatatattcaaaaaatgtattacagACCATTCAATCGAAATACATGTATGGATAAGTAAGCAGAACTCCGAGAGCTTGTAGCATTAATATATCGGTATTCGTATAACCTGTTTACAATCAGCTATCTTCCTTTTCGGACGCCATATTGCTCAGCAGGTAAGAAACTTAAAAGTTATACTTACCAACTCGAAAGACGAGCAGTGGCCAGATTTTGATTTACAACGGCAAAACTTGGGCTCGGTTTTCTTGCCGCTTGAGTCCGTTTCTTACTCGGGTGATCCCACCGAGCGTTGTCACAGTGTGCAGTGAAGTACCAACACTAAACCTACACCTAGTCACTGCCTGGTCGAGTGCAGGGTAGCGAAAGTCGGTTGCGGCGCAGCGAGCGAACCCCTTTTGATAAAAGTTCTTCAGGAAGAAAGTTAATTTAAGTGAAAACTCTATTTTCCGTGTGTCCCTTTCCATCGCTGTGCAGGGTGAGAGTGCCCGGTTTTATGTATCTATACCTCGGATCTCGAAGGTAAAAACTGAAGTCTTCCCCGGGAATTTCATTCGCCTCATTCTGGACGAAGATGAAGCGTCGAACCGATCGCTCGGTCGACCAACCTCCGTTCCTTTGGATCACGCCTTTGGAAAGTAGGAATTTCCGGACGCGGAACTATCCTTCTAAGAAAAGGGGAACCAGAGCGGCGATTATTAACCGATCGAGATTAACTTCGCGGCAATTAATTATCTGAATAAATTAGGCAACGAGGAAATGAATGGCATTTGTTATCGGCGGTAAGCACTCGCTTTGGGCCAGATTGAGAAATGGTCCCGGAGCCGGGGGCGCGACGCTGGTTGATAGCTGAGCACGGTACGTAGCTCGATTCGTCTCATGAAATCCCGGTAATACGGCGCCCTTTCAATTGGCACTGAAATGAGCTCAATGAAGCCCGGAAACCAGCGAGCCACCCGCCCCTCTTATTCCGCTCTCTAGCCACCCTATCAACCGAGAATGTCTATAGCGCCTCACCCTCCCCAAACAGCCGGCTGTTTCCTCTTTGAAATTAGCCTCTGTGCAGCTGCCGCTCGTCTGTGTCACACCCGCAGAAATCGGCCCGCAAGACCGCGGAACCGCATCTCCGTATTTTGCAGACAAGAAAGCCTAATTGCTGTTTTGTGGCGCTAGAAGCGGTTGCCGAACTGGCCTTTAAGGGTTGTTACAGCGGTTGCAAACACGATACGGAATGCCTGCAGCGCGGAAGTTGTTCAGTTGCAGCTTGGAAAGCGCGTCAAGTTTCAACGGCACAATTGCCGAGTGTGCGTACCATGCAATTCCCTGTGAATACCGGTGTATGCTCTTCCAATTCAAAAGCTCATGCATACTGATTCTCTCAAGCTTTCTTTACCACGGCTTCACACTCTTCGTAATGATAAGTACGTTAACCTCGGAagactgttattattttttcattaaggGGGTTACACCTAGTTAAGAAGTCGAAAAAACGCgctttttttcaaagattttttacgAAGAGGTATTTCAATTtggtaatataaaaatttatgtacatatcGGGGTAACGTTGAGCTTCATTTTGATATTTCTTATTTGTAACAATAATGATTCTTAAACCTGATATAGCCTTTAGAAAAAAAGCGTCTTatgacgaaaaacaaaaatgatttagTTAATATGAGGTATTATCTGGTCTTTAATCGAAGGAATAAGcacaatattaatttttaactaaaCGGCTGCTTATCAATTAAAAATGTTCGCCTTATTTGTTAtgatatataaaatatttatcggtgagaaaaaaccttcgatcaagggctgaaaaatatattcatcatgcttgtgtaaaaatttgaaactgatcggttcagccgtttccgagaaatCTTGCTCATCGACTTTGAAACcatagttttgaaaaaaaaacacgttcaaagtttcacaaGCACTTTCAAACGCTCGGGggagtttttgaaaatgtgcgCGTAACTTGGAGAATATTTGTCAGATcgacgtgaaattttctttgtaTATACTATAATGTATGCGcattaagaaaatgaaataaaaaaaaaatgatttgcaaAAATCCTGACTAGGTATAACCCCTTAACCGATGAGCTTTACTCTCTGTAAAGTTGAGCGAAAATGTCCTATCAGAGACTGTGCCAGTCAGCTTTACCACTTTGTAACTATTAAATTATCATAAGTTCGAAAATCAGGCGACCAGCATTGACTTCACGTAGTACAACGTTACGGAAACTATCGGTTATAATATAT
The Neodiprion fabricii isolate iyNeoFabr1 chromosome 5, iyNeoFabr1.1, whole genome shotgun sequence genome window above contains:
- the LOC124182430 gene encoding COP9 signalosome complex subunit 2 isoform X4, giving the protein MSDGEDDFMCEEEEDYGLEYSEDSNSEPDVDLENQYYNSKALKEDDPKAALQSFQKVLDLEGGDKGEWGFKALKQMIKINFKLLNYKEMMTRYKQLLTYIKSAVTRNHSEKSINSILDYISTSKNMELLQDFYETTLDALKDAKNDRLWFKTNTKLGKLYFDRSDFNKLAKILKQLHQSCQTDDGEDDLKKGTQLLEIYALEIQMYTAQKNNKKLKALYEQSLHIKSAIPHPLIMGVIRECGGKMHLREGEFERAHTDFFEAFKNYDESGSPRRTTCLKYLVLANMLMKSGINPFDSQEAKPYKNDPEILAMTNLVVSYQNNDINQFESILKQNRNNIMDDPFIREHIEDLLRNIRTQVLIKLIKPYTRIHIPFISKELNIDVSEVESLLVSCILDSTVRGRIDQVNQVLELDKKSVCGARYTALDKWTNQLQSLHVAVANRMS
- the LOC124182430 gene encoding COP9 signalosome complex subunit 2 isoform X3, yielding MSDGEDDFMCEEEEDYGLEYSEDSNSEPDVDLENQYYNSKALKEDDPKAALQSFQKVLDLEGGDKGEWGFKALKQMIKINFKLLNYKEMMTRYKQLLTYIKSAVTRNHSEKSINSILDYISTSKNMELLQDFYETTLDALKDAKNDRLWFKTNTKLGKLYFDRSDFNKLAKILKQLHQSCQVGITDDGEDDLKKGTQLLEIYALEIQMYTAQKNNKKLKALYEQSLHIKSAIPHPLIMGVIRECGGKMHLREGEFERAHTDFFEAFKNYDESGSPRRTTCLKYLVLANMLMKSGINPFDSQEAKPYKNDPEILAMTNLVVSYQNNDINQFESILKQNRNNIMDDPFIREHIEDLLRNIRTQVLIKLIKPYTRIHIPFISKELNIDVSEVESLLVSCILDSTVRGRIDQVNQVLELDKKSVCGARYTALDKWTNQLQSLHVAVANRMS
- the LOC124182430 gene encoding COP9 signalosome complex subunit 2 isoform X2 encodes the protein MDPFHHNTCNCNCGSMVGQPKSIHLVHVLTVTVFAVKRNEVIVPMRRTPSTELIEVSSEYSEDSNSEPDVDLENQYYNSKALKEDDPKAALQSFQKVLDLEGGDKGEWGFKALKQMIKINFKLLNYKEMMTRYKQLLTYIKSAVTRNHSEKSINSILDYISTSKNMELLQDFYETTLDALKDAKNDRLWFKTNTKLGKLYFDRSDFNKLAKILKQLHQSCQTDDGEDDLKKGTQLLEIYALEIQMYTAQKNNKKLKALYEQSLHIKSAIPHPLIMGVIRECGGKMHLREGEFERAHTDFFEAFKNYDESGSPRRTTCLKYLVLANMLMKSGINPFDSQEAKPYKNDPEILAMTNLVVSYQNNDINQFESILKQNRNNIMDDPFIREHIEDLLRNIRTQVLIKLIKPYTRIHIPFISKELNIDVSEVESLLVSCILDSTVRGRIDQVNQVLELDKKSVCGARYTALDKWTNQLQSLHVAVANRMS
- the LOC124182430 gene encoding COP9 signalosome complex subunit 2 isoform X1 produces the protein MDPFHHNTCNCNCGSMVGQPKSIHLVHVLTVTVFAVKRNEVIVPMRRTPSTELIEVSSEYSEDSNSEPDVDLENQYYNSKALKEDDPKAALQSFQKVLDLEGGDKGEWGFKALKQMIKINFKLLNYKEMMTRYKQLLTYIKSAVTRNHSEKSINSILDYISTSKNMELLQDFYETTLDALKDAKNDRLWFKTNTKLGKLYFDRSDFNKLAKILKQLHQSCQVGITDDGEDDLKKGTQLLEIYALEIQMYTAQKNNKKLKALYEQSLHIKSAIPHPLIMGVIRECGGKMHLREGEFERAHTDFFEAFKNYDESGSPRRTTCLKYLVLANMLMKSGINPFDSQEAKPYKNDPEILAMTNLVVSYQNNDINQFESILKQNRNNIMDDPFIREHIEDLLRNIRTQVLIKLIKPYTRIHIPFISKELNIDVSEVESLLVSCILDSTVRGRIDQVNQVLELDKKSVCGARYTALDKWTNQLQSLHVAVANRMS